Part of the Coccinella septempunctata chromosome 3, icCocSept1.1, whole genome shotgun sequence genome is shown below.
aacgcgtccgtatgaaatattcagtgcttcagatatccgtttaagcccaattcggACGGTCTGATAGactcatgtcatgaactgcatcgatattttcgaggactgacacagtAACTGGCTGatgggtcatcatcttcaatggaaaatttacctcttttgaagcttgcagtccaatttttcacgattgcatacgaaggacattggtcatgatcaccaagggtattaagcatatgttcgtaaatctgcttacctcttaaccctttcaaatacaggtatttgatgattgctcgatactccaatttttcaattttcacaatttcggtggacatcttctttctttaaatttattgcgtaaatctggtttacttttttgacctcaaacttcacactgacacttctaatgagttattgttcgttgctatggtaacgcaatatttttttcatgcatggaactggtctaggctaactagatatcaatacatcctcgtaacaaTAACTTCATGTTGTATCAAAAATGGCACCAGgatgttgctatgaattcaaattaaaagtaccaaaagCGTCTTTAAAAGCTTCTCTCGGAGATTCCTTTgaaatcgtctagtgacggaaattatttcaatttttcactccgttactatgaaagcaagtatcgtttcgtcatcagttgcgaaatattttactttgcgtaactggttgcgaaaagtgAAACATTttaaaacgtcaatgagttttaaaaagcgtcactttatatgtcaaaattacaaaaaagagCCTTACCATAATGGAACGGAAAATAACAGAAATGTAGAAATAGAGAGCAactatatgatttttttcatctcACCTTTCTTTGTGAATGGAAAAACTCTTTTCTGTCTCGGATCCCGTTGTTGTAGCACCACTTCTACCTTCCTCTTTCTTCTTGTTCCTCTTTTCTATTGTCGTCCTCACGTCCGTCTTAagtctcatgtatttctccTTTAAACATTTATACTTATCCTCTAATAATTTCTTTTCACTCAACATCTTAATATACTTTTCGTCTTGATCACATTTGTCTGCAGTCTTCTCTGTTTCGATTTCCTTAGCGAATATATTTCTCAATTCCTCTATTTTGTTTCGATGGTCAGAACGAATTTGGTCCTcctgaaaaacatttatattcaataatttcttacTTTCTGTGAAACGCATTTTAAAGATCGTGAAAACAAACGTATAAGAAAGACCAACAGTATTTTTTGACCACCACTCCTTAAAAGGAGTGGTGTATTTTTTCCCAACTGATAACTTACACCctattgaaatattctctcGATATGCCAATTTCGCAAGTTTTGTAAAATTTTAGGTATAAAGCAACTTATCGTTTGATGTGAATACATAAATCATAAGTCATTGTATCAACACTCATGTCTTATATTATGTTTTAAGACTTACCTCTTTCTTGAATTCCTTTTTCAATTGCTCGCATATAATCGAGTTATTCTCTTTCAATTGTTCCAACATAGAATTATGCGACAGAATGATCTCATCCCTATTTCTCTCCATATTTTCGGCCAAATTATTCTCAATCTCGACCAATTTTTCCTCATAATATTTCTCTAGTTCCTCTTTCTTCTTCACGAAGTGTTCCTTCATTTCTTTTTCCTCCTTATCGTATTTTGTCGAGAGCTCAAGTTTCAACCTTTCCAACTTATCATCAAGTTTCTTCTTTTCTTCGTTCAATATTGCTTCATGTTTTTTATCAGCCTCGATCCTGAAATTTTGTAGTTCTTCTGCTATTTTCAACTCGTGCGATTCGTTTTCTCTGGTCATAATCCGTTTCAGTTCTTCCCTTTGCGAATCCTCTAGGTTTTCTTGGAATTCCACTATCTCCTTGTTCTTGGACCTCCACATTCTATCCTTCAGTTTTTCCACCCtcttttccattttcctctCCATCAGCATCGTTTTCTTAGTTAGTTTCTCATTTGGACTGTCCATTGAATTTTCACTATCCAAATCGATCTCTTCCATTGTTAATTTCTTCACTCTACCACTCCCAGACTCGTCTTCGGATTCAGAACTCCTAGTTCTCATGAGGGTTGGTTTTATGAAATCGCCAGGATTTGGCTTGATCACTTTGAGGTTCTTTCTGGGCAATGGAGGTTTGTCGAGAACTTCGGTCTCCATTGCCATGGTGAAGGGAGACTTATTTTGAGGAGCCAGAGAAATTTGCAGAACTGGATGGATGACCTGCTTCTTCGGAGAATCTGGTTCTTCTTCACTGCTGTCTGATAGATGATATTGCTGTTCTTCCTTCTGTATGGTGAAACGAACACTCTTCTTGTCATCTTCCTCTTGCTTTGGATCTTTCTCGTCAGTTTCTGAGAATAAATAGATATTTCAGTGTTCAAAATGAATCGAAAGAGCTTATGAATCATTTGGCGTTTGACATATAACATTATGTTAGGGGCTATTGACAGTGCATATGTTATTTCAGTACAAGAAATTGGAGTTCAAATTCAGCAGCGCAATTCTTCTTTCAACAGACCAGCAAGGAAAAGGACAACTTGATATAAGAGGATGATCCAcgaatatttcaatgaatttattcattacTTTTGAAAAACACGTTAACCTATGCTCTACACGTTTATGCTAATATGAATGAAATTAGAATGTCTGTAATTTTCGAAGATAATTATTTGGTCAACTTGAATtgtatactgctccacaaaagttgaGCAATTTTGAGACGTTTCAAAAGTTACTATTCTTGCAAAacgaattttcagattttgaatcAGAATTGACTGTAAGAACGTAAAACAATAACTGATTCGAAATTCTTAGACGTAAACGACAAGAACTTGCCTCAAACTGAAAAAGTTATTGAACGAGGAGCAAAACAACCATTCAGATACATATAAGAGAGTAAACATTTGATTCATAAATGAACAATTGGTGGACAAGAATCGGCAACATTTAAAACGGTAATTTCTAAATTTTCTTAACTTTTGTGGAAAACTGGCATTTTTCGTGAGAAAGTATTCGATAAATTTTCTGgaataaaaatcacaattaTTAAAACCAATTATCATATGTTTGATACGTTCTTCCATCAACTACTAAAGTGGCATGTTTTCGATACCACGATTATAGAATACTTCATCGAGAAAGTGGATTAATGAAGGAAGGTGACATATAtttatacgaagctttaggccgaaatattgacaaaaccaaaatcgtGGTAAGTCCGCCacaaagccttcaaacagatatcagcctggaggatgaaactctagatcaggtcgagcagttcaaatacttgggaatctTCATAAAAACttcttcataaatactagggctaacctggacacggaaatacacaaccgtatcaattcagcatcacgtgcattctggaagctaaaggacagagtgctTCAAAATCACCTCAATCTTAAGACCAAGACTGTTTACAAATcaatggtcctcccaacgcttcttcacggaagcgaaagctggacgccctacagccgacatattaaacagcttgaacaaatgcaacaacgtcatctaagacaaataatgcacatcagatggttccacaaattttcaaatgcagaagtcttgcagcgcgcgagttgtataactaTTGAGaatcaagtaacgagggcccgactcagatggagcggccacattctgaggatgtaagacacaagactccccaaaatagctctgtatggcgaattcaccaggaggccagtataagcggtttaacgatatactgcatcaatctctaaaatcagttaatgtcaatcataactgggaacagtTCACAACTCACAACTCGCTTTAGAtgggtcacagtggaggtcattggtccacagttataatggagactcgagaagaatacagcggcggcaaGATtaggttggtgactatccatgcccggagtgtgaaaAGATccgtaggtcacggttgggtctctacagtcaccgGAGGGTACACAGTGGCAGCCTTAAGAAattaagtttgatcgcaccgatagttttgttgttgagtctttttgtagatttattctcagtaacgggatacagcaatgaatgaataaatgagtgatttGTATCGATGCAATTTGCAATAGATTTGAGTCCATATATATGTACCACTCCCCTATCACGATTACATCAAAAGTTACAAGTTGGTGGTGTAACTTCAGATATAGAACCTACACCTAATAGGCCCACCAAAGgaagagcgcccaccaaagtagcgtagcactgacatggcacatacatgacaaaggcgatgcataattttcagatctcgcacatctgagtgaagtgtcatttgcatgaaatatatcgttctcagttcaaatctgaaaattatgcatcgcctttgtcatgtatgtgccatgtcagtgctacgctactttagTGAGCGCTCCCACTAACTCGAAAATGATACAAGTATAAATTGTAATCAAAAAGTAACGATTTGTAGTATGTTTCCGGTTATGGCTAAGTTATTTGGATGGTGTAGCTCTAAGTCACTAGAATTATCAAATTATAACACAGTTCCATTGAATTCTATGATCAAATTTTCAGTGATAGTAGAAATTCATGAACGCCAATAAATTTGGTATGTTACTCACCTTTGCTTTTATCACTGCTGGTAACTTCATCACCCCTTGCTTCATAATCGGAACTGACATCTTTCGTGCCATCATGGTATTGACGTTCTTTCAGAATGCTCATCTTATCAGCGATCTTCTGATTGAAGACCGCTTTATTACCATCAGGAGCAACCTCGATTTTTTTCGTGTTCGTCTTCAGGAACATGGAACCGCCACCGGTGATCTTCAGTTCCGGTCTAGTGTCGAACATCCGGGGATGTTTCTCGAAGGGATCATCGGTCAGGCTGCTGCCGGCGTTGACggaaaattttttgttgatcAAGATGTGATCCTCGGACTTCTGCTTGACAAACTTCGACTCGTGCCTCGGACTGACGTTCAGGTCAACGGTTGGAGACCGGCGGAGTCTGCGAGGCGACGAAGACTTGTCCCTCAGCTTCGCCGTAGGCATGAGCGGTTCCAGCTTCTTGGACAAGAAGTTGACGTTGGCGATGGGAGGTTCCTCGAGACTTGGGAGATCGTCCCTGGCGAAGGTGGCATCGTCGGTGGGTTCCCCTAGGCTTATCGATTGACTGTCTGTTCTTGCCTTCTTCACTATGTTTCTGTAAATGTTGTCCAGAGGGTGTTCCCATTGCGTCTTACCCGTGTCGCGGTTGTAGTAATAGTAGGATTTGGATTTTTCGTCGAAGCTGAAACAAACATTACTAATTGCAGTGACCTCATGAATTATAGGGCCAATACGGAAAGGACGCGATACATCAAAGGGATGCTTGTCGTTGGCAAACATTTTCTGGAAAAGGAAAAGAAAGATGAACAAATTCAAGATGAAGTGTGACGAAAAAGAGTTGTTAATTGGGTCAATGCTTGAGAGCAATGGGAGAAAAATGAAAGTAATAAAAAACAGCAGAACAGATGAAAAAAACTTTGAAGAAAACAAGAAAACATATCGGAACAACATTCATATGAAACAAAAcgagtagaaaaaattttgaagaagtAAAGAAGCTACACCATTCCATacctaaaaatgaaaaaagcagTAAGGGAAATGGTTAACCAAGACGTAATAggacatcaaaaaaaaaatgcagaaaaaatATAGAAACAAATATATAGGCTTTTTCCAACAGaaagtagaactcatcaaaataggtCGTTTGtctaaaaattgtctatataaaatatccaagatggcaagatggaagttcgacaaaatttcattgaatttcaagtacactgtggaaggtgactccggcatcgcaaaaacgaaataaaatataaacatatggctgggcaatgaatggttcagtaccaagttcatcggattagattcatcaggtcacttttgagagaaacATAATTGTTGTATAGTGCAATCTAGGGtgtaaaaaaaatgtagaaaatcgaggcagtttcttgaaagtgcttatgttagttatgatgatgggatgaaatggggatctccatttcatcccatatttacgacgattgttggaatgttcgaacaagaagattgtgatgctcattgtgaaaaaattcttgaataatttagacgaattttattggtgagattgtgaagtattattctattttttacaattGTATCgtatcctaagtctcttctgtcagttggtatcgaaatgagccatttcattaaATCGTGTATGTTACtaagaaataatgagaacaattcggcaatcctaagtttccattgtCATTAccaacgtaaatatcgaacgagccaatatcctaaacgaaatcacatagtcgaatcaggagataagttttttccactgctttgtgaTAATTCAGCTAATAAACTGTCAAGgccgtataaggatctatttcagtaatcattttcaattttttttcattttgaaagttttgtataggtgatacaaccttctgttgaaaaaaacagCCTCACCTCCAAATACAccctgaataaaaaaaaataataaaaataaagaagaaTAACATAGAAGACCGAGCGCTGAAATGAATATGTGTGGAATAGATTcctgtataataaaaataaacgaatACAATAGAACagatgaaaacaataaaaaatgaatGTTTCAAGAAAACTACATAACTTTTCAGTTAGAACTCAACCAACTATGAATTATAGCATGAAGCTCTCATTCTATCATGGAATTCTATCAATGGAACTGGAAGACAAGAAAAATTGTATAGGCTGACCGATTTACAGACGTTTTGCACAAAAGAAGGAAAACTGACTGTTGGGGTTATTTTTCTGAAGAAACATTAAAAgaattgttgaagaaaaattattgtaGAGTCTATACTCTAAGAACTACGAGGCATAGAGGGAAGTAGAGCTGTTTTAAATGGGAATCCTAACTTTTGTGCCTGAAATGACCTCTTGATGTTTTGGTCATTAATCAAcccattttttattaaaatgataaaatcatgaaatggttaaacttaTCGAATTCAAATATTTACTTTAATTgtgtattttgaggtcaatgacataCCCTTTAAAAGTGattgatattttcgaaaatatggcTTTTTCGTAGGATAGTAGGTAATTGATGGAAAATGAAAGAACGTATCAATAACATGTAATTATGTAATTGTGATTTTAATTTCTATTCAGATAATTCATTAGTAATtcgaaataaatacaaaaagtaACAAGTAATAAATCAGAAATTGATCTGTtcgagaattttttcaaaaaatgctaAATATACCGAAGATATAAACTTTGTGGATTACTTTTTACCACATCGTATATTATCTAACTCGGAATTTTAGATTTTAAACATTCGAGAGACCTTTTTGACGTGAAATCTTCGAAACATTTTCCAGCTAATCATGATATTCAGTAGAGCTGCCATCAGTTAGACACAGTTACCGAAGAGACGAGGTGCAATTTATGGATACTTATAATTACCGAGAAGCTgacattttttatttgaatcaatGAAATTCCCGGAAACTTCTCTTTCTCTGTTGTAAAAATTTTCGACAAATTTTTAGTTTGCCATCCTGGCCTAAGTCTCTTATTGAATTAATGGttttgcaaaatggcgaatgcgatgTCGGTTTAATttcatacaggatgtcccaacgAAAATTTGGCCCCTCCAGAACTCAAAAACGACGAATTTTCGAAGATCTAAAGAGACAGCTCAACTTCTGTTTTGTGAGGGACGAATTTCCATCATGCGTTTGTGCCAACCAACCCCCAACATTTTTTGAAGAGATGTTGAATGTCCTTTAAAATCAGTAATCAGAAATTTTTACATAAAATATGTTTGCTTCAAAGCAACCCAAGTTTTTATGAATCTCACCAGCAGAAATCTTCAcaatataatttattttaattttggtCTATAAAACTTTGTAATTACGTTCAAAAAATGGCCCAAGAAACTAATAAAGAATCCTGTAATCCGCATGTCATCCAGCTGCTTTTCTTCACGAGTATGGATtacaaattcataaaaaaagatATATGCCAATGAATGGGTACCCCACATTTATAAAAGCCAGATAGAGAATGAATAATGAAGTATGTATTTCATTTATGGGAGATGCAAGATCTGATAAGTGCACAAGAGAATGTAAACCATTTGCGAGCAACAAAATTAATTCCACATTtacatctttttttttcaatttttgaaatgaattgcGATTTTTGTGTGAGTGTAAGATAATGCACTAGGAATCAATATGTTACTGCATACTGCATACAACAGAAATTTCTCTATTGAATATTGCGGAAACTTAACAAGAAACTCAGCAGCTTTTTGAAATATTGGTGGTACACCACCTGCACAGATTACCTATACAGAGAATTGATTTTACAACTCCTACGCGTCAAGATGAATCAATATGGAATTTGGGGtacaatttttgttgttttgttaTGGTTCATTGAACTCTATTTTTCAGGTAGTCGGAGGTATTCTACTGTCAACAAATTTATATATGTTGGGGAAAACCCCCAGAGGAAACTTATTTGAAAGAAAATGGGTTCTGtaaaaaaacgataaaaaaactAACCAAGGTTTCCAAGCTGCTGGCAAAGCTTTCATCAACCCTTCTGCAGCAATAGGTAGCAATTGTGGCTCTTCATTTGGATCTATTCCAATTTTGGCTGCATAATCTTttatttctgaaacgaaaatacgaattttcatcTTGAACTGCTCTCATGAAATTCCAGAGATACATCGAGAGGAATTGGAGATGAAATAACACACGAAGCAGAATGTATTCATGGGAAACCTACCTTCTATAGTTGGATGACTCTGCTCGTCAAATATTTCCTCGCAAACGATGGACATTTTCCAGCCCGGCCGCAAAAAATATCGGCGATATCCTCACTCGATTTCaccagaaaatcattttttggCTTGATGCTAACACATCGAGAAGGGTTGACATTTCAATCATTCGAATGACATTTTTGGGGAAACAATCCGGAGCGACACAAATAGGTCGGCAGGACAGGTGGCCATGAATCGGACCGAGTGGGGGTGTTCACTGCGAGGACGAACAGAATACATATTATAGGGGTGAACCAGAGTGGTTGTCCACCTGGGTAAGGTCGCCATGGAAACGCCCGTATGGTTGGTTGCCTAACGGCGGTTTTTCCTGGGGCAAGTTTTCCACGGTGGGG
Proteins encoded:
- the LOC123310090 gene encoding cilia- and flagella-associated protein 45 isoform X2; its protein translation is MSIVCEEIFDEQSHPTIEEIKDYAAKIGIDPNEEPQLLPIAAEGLMKALPAAWKPCFDEKSKSYYYYNRDTGKTQWEHPLDNIYRNIVKKARTDSQSISLGEPTDDATFARDDLPSLEEPPIANVNFLSKKLEPLMPTAKLRDKSSSPRRLRRSPTVDLNVSPRHESKFVKQKSEDHILINKKFSVNAGSSLTDDPFEKHPRMFDTRPELKITGGGSMFLKTNTKKIEVAPDGNKAVFNQKIADKMSILKERQYHDGTKDVSSDYEARGDEVTSSDKSKETDEKDPKQEEDDKKSVRFTIQKEEQQYHLSDSSEEEPDSPKKQVIHPVLQISLAPQNKSPFTMAMETEVLDKPPLPRKNLKVIKPNPGDFIKPTLMRTRSSESEDESGSGRVKKLTMEEIDLDSENSMDSPNEKLTKKTMLMERKMEKRVEKLKDRMWRSKNKEIVEFQENLEDSQREELKRIMTRENESHELKIAEELQNFRIEADKKHEAILNEEKKKLDDKLERLKLELSTKYDKEEKEMKEHFVKKKEELEKYYEEKLVEIENNLAENMERNRDEIILSHNSMLEQLKENNSIICEQLKKEFKKEEDQIRSDHRNKIEELRNIFAKEIETEKTADKCDQDEKYIKMLSEKKLLEDKYKCLKEKYMRLKTDVRTTIEKRNKKKEEGRSGATTTGSETEKSFSIHKERTSLTSSQKNMEKPPTPKPPKTKTENRGPKETSPNDVDTSLSDRSEDKNKLDYDTSDNSVSHGRSRKKLFSRMRSNSTNRMRSSKNTERSCSPVENLRRQLQKLEDLEDQFPQNQQSDTYHLRYPFSDSHKFEGSSELEFFRHRIHLERDSIKRAKESLRSQKTIFQQRQKELKLKHGTMARHTYQQLCQMLCE
- the LOC123310090 gene encoding centrosomal protein of 164 kDa isoform X1 — translated: MSIVCEEIFDEQSHPTIEEIKDYAAKIGIDPNEEPQLLPIAAEGLMKALPAAWKPCFDEKSKSYYYYNRDTGKTQWEHPLDNIYRNIVKKARTDSQSISLGEPTDDATFARDDLPSLEEPPIANVNFLSKKLEPLMPTAKLRDKSSSPRRLRRSPTVDLNVSPRHESKFVKQKSEDHILINKKFSVNAGSSLTDDPFEKHPRMFDTRPELKITGGGSMFLKTNTKKIEVAPDGNKAVFNQKIADKMSILKERQYHDGTKDVSSDYEARGDEVTSSDKSKETDEKDPKQEEDDKKSVRFTIQKEEQQYHLSDSSEEEPDSPKKQVIHPVLQISLAPQNKSPFTMAMETEVLDKPPLPRKNLKVIKPNPGDFIKPTLMRTRSSESEDESGSGRVKKLTMEEIDLDSENSMDSPNEKLTKKTMLMERKMEKRVEKLKDRMWRSKNKEIVEFQENLEDSQREELKRIMTRENESHELKIAEELQNFRIEADKKHEAILNEEKKKLDDKLERLKLELSTKYDKEEKEMKEHFVKKKEELEKYYEEKLVEIENNLAENMERNRDEIILSHNSMLEQLKENNSIICEQLKKEFKKEEDQIRSDHRNKIEELRNIFAKEIETEKTADKCDQDEKYIKMLSEKKLLEDKYKCLKEKYMRLKTDVRTTIEKRNKKKEEGRSGATTTGSETEKSFSIHKERTSLTSSQKNMEKPPTPKPPKTKTENRGPKETSPNDVDTSLSDRSEDKNKLDYDTSDNSVSHGRSRKKLFSRMRSNSTNRMRSSKNTERSCSPVENLRRQLQKLEDLEDQFPQNQQSDTYHLRYPFSDSHKFEGSSELEFFRHRIHLERDSIKRAKESLRSQKTIFQQRQKELKLKHGTMARHTYQQLCQEEKDLTDMEVSLHRTRSLLGEKVIRLRHLEQTLQRATVTNDTKYDDATLSDLSSHSASSGISSTEFLGGDMHFSRALPREDSMQEPSEIIQSLENLNSEIREIWEVLRKQQQQSGSIAAVIPPFVYPDLGWPVLASTAANLPAPPSIPTLADRLNSYRQHLALANAQSTVVTHAANQGATTSLVERTRNLRHWLKQAGIENNG